GAGCATGAAGGCATTTTCTTAGACTCATGTTGGTATAACTTTTACCACAACATGCACCTATTTAGAAAACAAGtcaatttcatattattcattatttgaatttttaagaGGAATTTCTAACCTCAAGGATTAAAGAGATAAGGGtagcgggacttcatgtcggcttcGACCTCCTATGTgaaccctcaacaagatggttcctccatagaacTTTTACAGAGGCAACctttttgttcctcaacttcttgacttggagATCTAGGATCTCAATAGGAACCTCTTCATAGAGAGGTTTTCATCCACCCCTAAACCTTTCATAGGTAGAACAAAAACCGGTCGCCTATGCATTTCTtgagcatagaaacatgaaacaccggatgaaccAAAGGTAGTTTATTAGGTAGTTTCAGCTAGTAGGGAACTTCTCCAACCCTTAGCGATACTTCATAAGGACCAACATATCAGGGACTAAACTTAACTTTCCCTTCTTaccgaatctcatcacccctttcacaGGAGAAATCTGCAAATAGACATGATCACatattttaaactcaatatcTCTTCTCCTATTGTCAACGTAAGACTTTTGCTGATTATAGGATGTCTTGAATCTATCTCTTATAAGTCGAACTTTCTCTATAACCTTATAGATAATCTCAGGACAAAGgagtgaggactcaccaacctAAAACCATTCAACCGGAGATCTACATCTTTtaccataaagagcttcaaaaGGTGTCATGGAGACGCtcgaatggtaactattattgtagAAAAACTCAATCAacggtaggtgatcatcccaacttccTTTGAAATCAAATAACACAGGCTCGTAACATATCTTCAAGAGTCTGAATGGTACATTCTGCTTGACCATCTGTCTaaggatgaaaagtggtgctaaGTTTCATTTGAGTACCTAAACCCTTTTGAAAAGCTTTCCAAAAACGAGAAGTGAATTGAACACCTCTATCTTAAATTATGGACAAAAGAAtcccatgaagactcacaatctcattaatgtagatTCTTGAATAATCTTCAGCGGTATAAGTAGACTTAACAGGAATAAAGTGGGTAGATTTGGTCAAtctatccacaataacccatttGGAATCATTTTACCTCCGAGTTCGAGGcaacccaacaacaaagtccatagtgatgtcttcccacttcaaagtaggaacaaccatgaTTTAGGTTAAACCACCGGGTGTATGATGCTCGGCTttgacttgttggcaatttggacactaaGCAACAAACTTTGCTATGTTCCTTTTTaagccatcccaccaatatactttcctaagatcatgatacattttggtggctcCCGAATGTATAAAATAACGAGAACCATGGGGTTCTTCTAGAATTCAATTTATTAAATCATCAACATCGGTACACAAactcccttggtacctaagaaCACCATCCCCCCTCATTAGAATTATTTATTGAGCTTAACAAGCACATATTTCTTCtactccatcaatagaggatcaagatgatacttagacttcacctcaaccactaatgatgaatcggagttatgatggaccataaaaccactaATTGGAGATTCTTCTAACAACACACCTAAACAatccaacctatgaacatctttcacaagttctttcttctcttcttccacatgagacacactacccatagtcatacgactcaaagcatccgcaaccacattagcctttccAGGGTGGTGagggacactcatgtcataatctttcaaaagttctaaccatcttctcTGTTGgagattcaaatccttttgtatgaacacatattgaagttTTTTATGGTCaataaacacatcaacatgtacaTCATGCAAATAATGTCTCCACattttcaaggcaaaaactacagcagctaactcaaggtcatgagtcagataattcttctcatgaactttgagtTGCCTAGAGGCATAAGATATCGCCTTGccatgttgcataaggacaCATCCCAAGCCCACACGAGAAGCATTGTAATACACTACACAGGTTTCATTACCCTCCGATAAGGTCAATACCAAAGCAGAGATAATCTTATGTTTCAACTCTTGGAAACCTTTTTCACAAGCATCTGACCACTGAAACTTCACCTTCTTTTGGGACAAAGCTGTCAAATGAGAAGCAATGGATGAAAATCcatcaacaaaccttctatagtagCCGGCTAGACCTAAGAGACTCCTTATGTCGGtgggagtcaatggtctaggccaacttCTGAATGCATCCATCTTCTTCGGATAAACCTCTACACCCTCACCATAGATAACATGTTCAAGAAAAGCAACCAACCTCAACCCAATTTACTAAATTTGACATAAAGTAAATGTTCTTTGAGGACTTGCAAGACCAACCTCAAGTGACTCTCATTCTCATTTTCATTCTTGGAGTATTTCAAGacatcatcaatgaacacaatcacaaaTGAGTCGAGCAAATCTCAGAGAACTCTTTTCATTAGGTCCATATACACCGAAGGGGCATTTGTTAACCCAGAAAACATAACTAGAAATTCATATCATAtctagttcaaaaaaaaattttgggaacatcttggactctcaccctaagttggtgatatcccgacattaattcaatattggAAAGTAGCTagcaccttggagttgatcaaatagatcatcTATTCGAGGTAGagaatacttattcttcatggtgaccttattgagttggtaatatcaatgcacattctaaggaagtcatccttcttcttcacaaaaaagatcggagcaccccatggagaaatactaggttgaatgaaacccttgtctagtaaatctttgactTGGAGcttcaaatctttcaattcATCAAGAGCCATCCGatatggaggaattgaaatgggattcgtATCCAGTAACAAGTCAATGGAAAAGTCAATTTCTCATTTGGGAGGAACTCTTGGAAGGTAATTAGGTAAAGTCTCAGGGAATTCCCTCACTACAGGGACTAACTCAATTGAAGGAGTTTCATATTCTAAATCTTTAACCCTCACTACATTGTATAGACAACCCTTGTCTATCATCTTACAAGCCTTTAAGCAAGAAATGATTTGACCTCTAggcatagaatttccccccttccactctaaaatgggttcatttgggaattgaAACTTCACTACCTTGTTATACAATCTATGGACGCAAAACAAGCATGAAGCCAATCCATATCCAAGATGATATCAAAAACAAGTATGTCAAGTTCTACCATATCAACAAGAATAACTCTATTGGGCAGCATTACAAAACATTCACTATAGACTCTCTTTGCAACCACAGAAACAACAATTAGGGTACAAACCTAAAAAGGTTCAATCAAAACATCGGGaagtacatcaaacttcctagctACCAAAGGTGTAACAAAAAAAAGCGTAGCACCTGGATCAAGCAAATCATAGACATTAAcagagaagacttgtaacataccagtCACAACATCAGGAGAGCTCTCTTTTCACCCCTAGCCTTGAGTGCATAAAATTATTCCTTTTTGGAGCTTCGGAGCTAGGATCGCTTAATTTAGCTTGGATATTCCCCTTTCCTTGAGTCTTCACATTAGGACAATCTTTCACCATATGGCCACCTTTTCCACAACCATAGCATCTATTAGTTCCAACAAGGCATTCATCCACAtatttcttaccacacttaccaCAAGTTGGTCTTTCTCGTAGTGGATTCACATTTCTCCCCTTTTGAGGTTTAGGATTAGATACCCTATCATTGCGATTATTGGATACATTTTAAGGAAACTGGtttgaaaacctcttcttgaacttaggcttgtcttgaatgtcAAGCCTACTCTTGGAAGAACCACTTTTAAAAGATCTTGCCTTCTTACCTTCCCTATTCCTCTTCCTTAGATGACTCTCCTCTACTTTTTTAGCATGAACCATCAACCTAGAAAGATCCATATTGTCATAAAGCATAGTTGCATGACATTCTGCTTCAAGCTCTTCGGACACACCAGTTACATAATGGCTTATTTCATCCTAGCATTAGAAACCAAAGAGGAAGCATATTTGGATAGCTTAATGAACTTTAAAGACTATTCCttcacactcatacctccttgacaaaGGTTAATGAAGTCCTCTACTTTAGCTTCCCTTTGCATCCTTGGGAAGAACTTGTTAAGAAACGCCTTTTTGAAGATCCCCCAAGTCAGGACACCACCTTTTAAATCCCTACTATCCTTCCACTGATTGTACCATGTCTGAGCCACgtctttgagttgataggcaGCAAGCTCAGCCTTTGAAGTAGTACTCACCCCCATGGAAAATAAGATCTTATAGACTTCATCGAATAAATgttgggggtcttcatcaacttttgatccaaggaaaatagGATGATTTATCCTCGTAAAATCTCTCAGATGGATAGCCGTAGTGTTAGCTTGTTGGTTCTCTCAAGGAACAAACTCCCTGATAGCTTTTGCCGTGATGGATTGAGCTTGAGTGGTGATGGATTGGGCCATATGAAACAGGGCTTCCCTCACCTTACCGTTCTCCATGGCCGTAGAATTGACTAGAACTTGACCATTCTCAGCAGCTTGGACTTGAAGAGGAACTCGATTGCCTTGGGGAATAGCTCCCGCATTCGCAATCTCTTCTCCTACTCTTCTTGCGGCTTTCCATGTTGTGTTCTTCTCCTATAACCACAAGAAAGATATTAGATGCTAAAATATACATAGTGTCAAATctctagaggcacgacataGGATTACCAAGAGAAGAGAATCTTTCTAATCATGACATAGCATCATCTCATTCATAATTGTGGCACGCTTTACAACCATAACAAAACACTATATAATGTGGCTTAGTGAGACATTGATCCTAAGGATATTCAACTTGATGATCTGATACAAAATTTGTCACGACCAGGAGCAACCCCCAATCGCAACCAGCGTCGTCATCCACATAGTGGACTCAGATAAGCCCTGAGCATTCATCATAACATGTCATCGATTAAAAAATACGGAACAACTAAAAATGTTTGCATATACTAAgtgaggtttacttagaccaCTCACATAGAATCTTACTTAGTCTTTTCTtataaaaacatgaataaaCAATATGTAGCGATAGTCTAAAAGTTTTCTCACattaaaaccatctaaagagtacAATTTGGAGTTAGACAATAAAACGTTAATATGCCATATATGACTTAATGAAATAGAATCCACATATTATAAATTGGAATAAAGAGTATTCTTAAAACTACTAAAGTCTTCATAAGCTAGAATAATGAAAAGATAGCATCCCCAAAAATGAGGATCTGCCAACACTTGGACAAAGAGCTCCAAGATTCTTCAATCGACCTTCTTAATCTTAAATGTCCTAACCCTacatttgtagtaatataaagtaaagggttagtacaccacatgtactaagtatgggtatatgcacataaaatttaaggacatgcatgagaaaggaCCATTTCTTCAGAAATCATGCTAATTCATTAGAAAATCCTTAATCCACATACAATAGAGCATATACAATATAAGGATCACAACAACATAAAGCATGATTATAACCAAAgatataacatcataaaataatattaacatttCATGTTCAATAGTGCATATCAACttaacatacaaaacacttatCAATAATCTCATCCCAaatctacaagtgcaatgatcatgtgaagccccataaccctacataatcaagtaaacaagatagATACCAAAGTAAAGTTTTTCTTCATACAACTTATATTATAGGTAGTAATCATCACATATAGTAACATAGATCATTTCATGTTCATTAACATATctaacatcatatatcataagcatttacatttcatatttatattaaatgagAACAATATACTAGGATTTCctttagagtcaacttgtgtaatgtctaggtagagtcacatacccctacctatactaagtaaactccTAAAGTCACCCTAGTCAATGTCCATTCACttgtatttcattttacttgaaGGAACAATCACCTTAACCGACATTAGAcaatgtgagctaaacatgaaatccggtgttATGAAACCCCATACCGAAAGatggtggtctaccggccaaagtataaccaaaacatgaacatagcattctaggtggattcaatagctagtattcctatagtGGCAACATAGTCCAAGAAGACCCATAGTTCCTCATTACATGGAAGCCTTTATCTCATGAGattcattgtgaacctaccttccaactagggaagggacacctctcatatctagttcatcggtgctaagctaaattcgCTTTGTGAATAACCTTTAAGTCATCATGTATTCATAAAATCTTATTATAGGTCCTACGagattaactccttgtataaacatgatcataagctCTTTAGGTTTAGAtgaaaatttcctttcatcaGAACCCTTCATATGTTagattaacatatcataaaCATAGTGTGTAAGGCATAAGCGATAAACATACTCAACTTGCATCATCATATTCTTACCATGATCCcatatttaacatattcatagccCAACATATACACATAGAAAAATCACGCATACTTCAGTTCAATAGCAACATCATTTGTAGGCTAACATCAACATAATATAGTAACCACgacttttagaagacttacatATTGCTTCCAAGAACATTCATCAAGTTCTTAAGTTCAACTTAGAACAATCATTCAACAgcatagtgaaatactcaatagcATAACCAATATAAACCCTTTAAGTCATATATAAGACTAATTCATAGTTAAGGATAACAGAAAGGGTCATTGCAGAGTTCATTCAAGCTATAGTCCTAATCCCAACGTTTTCATGTTATCAAGTGATAGATATAACCCAGTCAAAACCATTATTTAGAGAAGGAACATGCTTCACACGAAAATTAAACATTACAAACAAATTACCCaaataatatatacttaatCACCATAGAAAATcgttatttttcatcattag
The sequence above is a segment of the Solanum lycopersicum chromosome 10, SLM_r2.1 genome. Coding sequences within it:
- the LOC138338831 gene encoding uncharacterized protein; this encodes MGVSTTSKAELAAYQLKDVAQTWYNQWKDSRDLKGGVLTWGIFKKAFLNKFFPRMQREAKDEISHYVTGVSEELEAECHATMLYDNMDLSRLMVHAKKVEESHLRKRNREGKKARSFKSGSSKSRLDIQDKPKFKKRVSNPKPQKGRNVNPLRERPTCGKCGKKYVDECLVGTNRCYGCGKGGHMVKDCPNVKTQGKGNIQAKLSDPSSEAPKRNNFMHSRLGVKRELS